From Irregularibacter muris, a single genomic window includes:
- a CDS encoding HutP family protein, which translates to MNWGSVDVAKVAVEMSISNRSAEEKLIKDYREKGILATGVDFGGDLISSIPKIIERSLVAAKRSGIIKESHVHDGAVAGAAREAIMQVAPKATGLNAGGKIGIARSGEHISVCIFMSIGLLHLNEVVIGLGHRSLPDMK; encoded by the coding sequence GTGAACTGGGGAAGTGTAGATGTGGCCAAGGTGGCTGTAGAAATGTCTATATCCAATAGAAGCGCAGAGGAAAAATTAATTAAAGACTATAGAGAAAAGGGGATATTAGCTACAGGAGTAGATTTCGGGGGAGATTTGATTTCTTCCATTCCCAAGATTATAGAACGCTCTCTTGTGGCAGCAAAAAGAAGCGGCATTATCAAGGAGAGCCATGTGCATGATGGGGCAGTAGCAGGGGCGGCGAGAGAAGCAATCATGCAGGTAGCTCCTAAGGCTACAGGTCTAAATGCTGGGGGAAAAATAGGTATAGCAAGATCAGGGGAGCATATCAGTGTATGCATCTTTATGAGTATTGGACTACTGCATCTCAATGAAGTGGTCATTGGGCTAGGACATCGTTCCTTACCGGACATGAAATAA
- a CDS encoding GNAT family N-acetyltransferase → MLHTIEKGILKKKERDTFKEVEYFMRDLNQKDIDKIMELKDFVVKNIENSEVFASSSREILLQEVLKSNKGLALGIFVKDELVAYRSVKFPGDAAYNIGREISLPENELGKVIYLQATVVHPDYRGNGIQKKTLEYIFNLAREKRLWHILSTISPYNYHSLKNTLDYQLRIKELKARSGGYGGSLRYILHRDLRENQEKVYQEIIAIDHKDIKEQSNLLKRGYEGFAIEKDQDSYKISYGSR, encoded by the coding sequence ATGCTACATACAATAGAAAAAGGAATATTGAAAAAAAAGGAAAGGGATACCTTTAAAGAAGTGGAATACTTTATGAGGGATTTAAATCAAAAGGATATAGATAAAATTATGGAATTAAAGGACTTTGTGGTAAAGAATATCGAAAATTCAGAGGTTTTTGCCAGTTCATCCAGAGAGATTTTATTACAAGAGGTGTTAAAGTCCAATAAAGGTCTGGCTTTAGGCATTTTTGTGAAGGACGAGCTAGTAGCCTATCGCAGTGTAAAGTTTCCAGGGGACGCAGCATACAATATAGGAAGGGAGATAAGTCTTCCAGAGAATGAATTGGGAAAAGTAATTTATTTACAGGCTACTGTAGTGCACCCTGATTATAGAGGAAACGGCATACAGAAAAAAACTTTGGAATACATTTTTAATCTAGCTAGAGAAAAAAGGCTATGGCATATCCTAAGCACCATTTCCCCCTATAATTATCATAGTTTGAAAAACACTTTAGATTACCAGTTGAGGATTAAAGAACTAAAGGCAAGAAGCGGAGGATATGGGGGAAGTTTGCGATATATTCTTCATAGGGATTTAAGGGAAAATCAAGAAAAAGTCTATCAAGAGATTATAGCCATTGATCACAAGGATATTAAAGAACAATCCAATCTGTTAAAAAGGGGCTATGAGGGCTTTGCAATTGAAAAAGATCAAGATAGTTATAAGATTTCCTATGGCAGTAGATAA
- a CDS encoding methyl-accepting chemotaxis protein — protein sequence MSLKKSHHKVKDMRKKAKNKRKKMALSIGNKILVPVLLIVFLSISTVSLYSYYLQKGILQREMEDIVNNGLDQFLTLKDSGENQSKILKESLKENYLKQARAVAQLIASDPTLLETQNMHKLVSKIGVDEIHVTDEKGVIRWGNVEDFYGFDFAQDKQTSPFLEILEDAHFELAQDPQIRGTTKELFLYVGVHRIDKPGIVQVGVRPEEIETLLEETSLEKVLLNSNPGYDGYIYATDLQGNIVIHPSQDKVGVKIGDYKWGQEILEKDHGTITYTFEEIEKVAYYHKLEDKLIIATVPTKVFMESLSTLRNNIIIALIVAILLSMGIIFLLTKRYIVRPVGEMVALMAQAEEGDFTVRSSNESEDEIGRLGISFNKMIEDIAQLIQEIMNTSYTLKNSADTLASVSEESAATTEQVSEAIQEVSKGAIEQAHDAENSSHLFMNMAQQLEIISQESGDMIKVSQEGEKINQEGVNTLGQLMTATETTNKSMDTVYEMISQLSDKSKQIGEIVGTITAIASQTNLLSLNASIEAQRAGEAGKGFAVVADEIRKLAEQSSRSADNISNIVKDIQGEVKNTVNTMEEIKTVTGQQNQKVFQTENMIHILSKTFKDIIEGIQRVNQSIEGILIQKDNVSESIQNISAVSEETSASTQEVLASTQEQSATAQELTASAQELNNIAETLAEELRHFKVK from the coding sequence ATGTCATTGAAAAAATCTCACCACAAAGTGAAAGACATGCGAAAAAAAGCAAAAAATAAACGTAAGAAAATGGCTTTAAGTATTGGGAATAAAATACTTGTACCTGTTCTACTTATTGTCTTCTTATCTATTTCTACCGTGTCTCTTTATTCTTATTATCTGCAAAAAGGAATTCTCCAAAGAGAAATGGAGGATATTGTTAATAATGGTTTAGATCAATTTTTAACCCTTAAAGATTCCGGAGAAAATCAATCAAAGATATTAAAAGAATCCTTAAAGGAAAATTATTTAAAACAAGCCCGGGCAGTGGCCCAACTCATTGCATCAGATCCAACCCTGCTTGAAACCCAAAATATGCATAAACTTGTATCTAAAATTGGAGTAGATGAAATTCACGTTACTGATGAAAAGGGGGTTATACGTTGGGGAAATGTGGAAGATTTCTATGGATTTGACTTTGCCCAAGATAAACAAACCTCACCTTTTTTAGAAATCTTAGAAGATGCTCATTTTGAATTGGCCCAAGACCCACAAATTCGTGGTACCACCAAAGAGCTTTTTTTATACGTAGGTGTCCACAGAATAGATAAACCTGGTATCGTACAAGTGGGCGTAAGACCCGAAGAAATAGAGACTTTACTGGAAGAAACCAGTTTAGAAAAGGTTCTTTTAAATAGCAATCCTGGCTATGATGGTTATATCTATGCTACAGATTTACAAGGCAATATTGTCATCCATCCTTCCCAGGATAAGGTAGGGGTGAAGATTGGAGATTACAAATGGGGGCAGGAAATTCTTGAAAAAGATCACGGTACCATTACTTATACCTTTGAAGAGATTGAGAAAGTTGCCTATTATCATAAATTAGAGGATAAGTTAATTATTGCCACGGTACCCACCAAGGTCTTTATGGAATCCTTGAGCACTCTTAGAAATAACATTATCATCGCCCTCATTGTTGCCATATTATTATCTATGGGTATCATTTTCCTCTTAACAAAACGTTATATTGTAAGGCCTGTAGGAGAAATGGTCGCTTTGATGGCTCAAGCAGAAGAGGGTGACTTTACCGTACGTTCTAGTAATGAGAGTGAAGATGAAATTGGACGTTTGGGGATAAGCTTTAACAAAATGATTGAAGATATTGCCCAGCTAATTCAAGAAATTATGAATACATCTTACACCCTTAAAAACTCAGCTGATACCCTAGCCAGTGTGTCTGAAGAATCTGCTGCCACCACAGAACAAGTGAGTGAGGCAATTCAAGAGGTGTCGAAGGGTGCCATTGAACAAGCCCATGATGCCGAAAACAGTTCCCATCTATTTATGAATATGGCTCAACAATTGGAAATCATCTCTCAAGAATCAGGGGATATGATAAAGGTTTCTCAAGAGGGAGAAAAGATTAATCAGGAGGGGGTAAATACTCTAGGTCAATTAATGACAGCTACAGAGACCACCAATAAATCTATGGATACTGTCTATGAGATGATATCCCAATTAAGTGATAAATCAAAACAAATCGGGGAAATCGTAGGTACCATTACCGCTATTGCTTCTCAGACCAATCTTTTAAGTTTAAATGCCAGTATAGAGGCCCAAAGAGCCGGGGAAGCTGGTAAGGGTTTTGCTGTCGTGGCTGATGAAATTAGAAAACTGGCTGAACAGTCCAGCCGTTCTGCTGACAATATTTCTAATATTGTTAAAGATATTCAAGGAGAGGTAAAAAATACAGTAAATACTATGGAAGAAATTAAAACAGTAACTGGTCAACAAAATCAGAAGGTATTCCAAACTGAAAATATGATCCATATTCTAAGCAAAACTTTTAAAGATATTATTGAAGGAATTCAGCGGGTAAATCAATCCATTGAAGGTATTTTAATACAAAAGGACAATGTTTCAGAATCCATCCAAAACATTTCCGCAGTGTCAGAAGAAACCTCTGCCTCCACCCAAGAGGTGCTGGCTTCTACTCAAGAACAAAGTGCCACAGCCCAAGAGCTTACTGCAAGTGCTCAAGAGCTAAACAATATAGCCGAAACCTTAGCAGAAGAATTGAGGCATTTTAAGGTAAAATAA
- a CDS encoding manganese catalase family protein: MWLYEKKLQYPVRVDTCNPTLAQMILEQFGGADGEIAAALRYLHQRYYMPLGEAKAILTDIGTEELAHWEMVGTLAWKLVENASVDQIKGTPFEGHYADHGKNPYPHNAAGSPFTVTYFNGKGDPIADMHEDMAAEQKARATYEHLIRLSDDPGVTDTLRFLRQREIVHFQRFGEILELLEEYEQKKKFY; encoded by the coding sequence ATGTGGTTATATGAAAAAAAATTGCAATATCCAGTAAGAGTAGATACTTGTAATCCGACTTTAGCCCAAATGATCTTAGAACAATTTGGAGGGGCCGATGGAGAAATAGCTGCGGCCTTGAGATATCTTCATCAGCGTTATTATATGCCTTTAGGTGAAGCTAAGGCAATCTTAACAGATATAGGTACCGAAGAACTTGCTCACTGGGAGATGGTGGGGACATTAGCGTGGAAATTAGTAGAGAATGCTTCAGTCGATCAAATTAAAGGGACACCCTTTGAAGGACATTATGCGGATCATGGGAAAAATCCTTATCCCCATAATGCAGCAGGTTCACCATTCACGGTAACTTATTTTAATGGAAAAGGAGATCCTATAGCAGATATGCACGAAGATATGGCAGCAGAGCAGAAAGCTAGAGCCACCTATGAGCATTTAATTCGATTGTCCGATGATCCAGGAGTAACAGATACTTTAAGATTTTTAAGACAAAGGGAGATCGTACATTTCCAACGTTTTGGAGAGATATTAGAGCTATTAGAGGAATATGAACAGAAGAAAAAGTTTTACTAA
- a CDS encoding spore coat protein CotJB → MDKERRRALEEIQAIEFVLVELNLYLDTHPTDQRALMEFNTYSKQLYGLRCKYEARYGPLVNFGYSPSQYPFKWVEEPWPWNM, encoded by the coding sequence ATGGATAAGGAACGTCGTAGAGCTTTGGAAGAAATCCAAGCCATAGAATTTGTACTTGTAGAATTAAATCTCTATTTAGATACACATCCAACAGATCAGCGGGCTTTAATGGAATTTAACACCTATTCTAAACAATTGTACGGATTAAGATGTAAATATGAAGCTAGATATGGTCCCCTAGTGAATTTTGGATATTCCCCTAGCCAATATCCATTTAAATGGGTAGAAGAACCATGGCCATGGAATATGTAG
- a CDS encoding spore coat associated protein CotJA, with protein MYTDPYKKPELARAYVPYQCYTKAYPPMEALRKGTLFPELYRPYEYKEEKGCR; from the coding sequence ATGTATACAGACCCTTATAAAAAGCCAGAGCTAGCAAGGGCTTATGTACCTTACCAATGCTATACCAAAGCTTATCCCCCAATGGAGGCACTTAGAAAGGGAACCCTTTTTCCAGAACTTTATAGGCCATATGAATATAAAGAAGAAAAGGGGTGTAGATAA